Proteins encoded together in one Microcaecilia unicolor chromosome 3, aMicUni1.1, whole genome shotgun sequence window:
- the NR4A1 gene encoding nuclear receptor subfamily 4 group A member 1 — MPCIEAQYGTLPQNGGPCENYPSDFLTEFNKFAMDLVNTDITASTSLPSFSTFMDGYSGDFDAFLYQIPTSAPQSSFKLDEYQVYGCYPGSFTSQLDETMSSSGSDYYGSPCSIPSPSTPGFQNPQVPAWENSFGTYSPTQSYEGMRSWTEHQKGNLSQPSFFSFSPPAHSPSISHSHLKTQSAAHRLDQQLNDEVFALSQNSPVGFSALPIGQGPSLLDSPVLLDSSLSPAKARSPNSNEGRCAVCGDNASCQHYGVRTCEGCKGFFKRTVQKNSKYICLANKDCPVDKRRRNRCQFCRFQKCLAVGMVKEVVRTDSLKGRRGRLPSKPKQVQDTSPVSLITSLVRAHIDSIPNSTKLDYSKFQEEVSHQFEKEDAVDVQQFYDLLTGSMDVIRKWAEKIQGFLDLPKEDQNLLLESAFLELFILRLAYRSKPEEGKLIFCNGVVLHRMQCVRGFGEWIDSILEFSQSLQRMNIDVPSFSCLAALVIITERHGLRESKKVEDLQNRIINCLKDHVSCSISEPSRPNCLSKLLGKLPELRSLCTQGLQRIFYLKLEDLVPPPPIVDKIFMDTLPF; from the exons ATGCCCTGTATCGAAGCTCAATATGGAACATTACCACAGAATGGAGGTCCCTGCGAGAACTATCCCTCTGACTTTCTAACTGAGTTCAACAAATTCGCCATGGACCTGGTCAACACAGATATCACTGCCAGCACTTCTTTACCAAGTTTCAGCACTTTTATGGATGGTTACAGTGGAGACTTTGATGCTTTTTTGTACCAGATCCCAACCTCTGCCCCCCAGTCCTCGTTTAAGCTGGATGAATACCAAGTTTATGGTTGTTACCCTGGCTCTTTCACTAGTCAGCTGGACGAAACCATGTCCTCCAGTGGGTCCGATTACTACGGCAGTCCCTGTTCCATCCCTTCTCCTTCCACACCTGGATTCCAGAATCCCCAGGTTCCAGCTTGGGAAAACTCTTTTGGCACCTACTCCCCAACCCAGAGTTACGAGGGCATGAGATCTTGGACAGAACATCAGAAAGGCAACCTTTCGCAGCCGTCGTTCTTTTCGTTCAGCCCTCCAGCTCACAGCCCTAGTATTTCTCACAGTCATTTGAAGACGCAGTCGGCCGCGCACAGGCTCGACCAGCAGTTGAACGATGAAGTTTTTGCACTATCTCAGAATTCTCCAGTGGGATTTTCAGCTCTTCCCATTGGACAGGGGCCCTCGTTATTGGACAGCCCTGTTTTGCTGGACAGCTCTCTGTCTCCTGCCAAAGCACGGAGCCCAAACTCCAATGAAGGCCGCTGTGCCGTATGCGGGGATAACGCTTCATGCCAGCACTATGGGGTCCGAACATGTGAAGGATGCAAGGGCTTCTTTAAG CGCACAGTACAGAAAAATTCCAAGTACATCTGTCTGGCCAACAAGGACTGCCCTGTGGACAAGAGGCGAAGAAATCGCTGTCAGTTCTGCCGCTTTCAGAAATGTCTGGCAGTAGGAATGGTCAAAGAAG TGGTTCGAACGGATAGTTTGAAAGGTCGCAGAGGTCGGCTCCCTTCCAAACCAAAGCAAGTTCAAGATACTTCTCCAGTCAGCCTCATCACATCACTCGTCAGGGCCCACATCGATTCCATACCGAATTCTACTAAACTGGATTATTCCAAG TTTCAGGAAGAGGTCTCTCACCAGTTTGAGAAGGAGGATGCGGTTGATGTGCAGCAGTTCTACGACCTACTAACGGGCTCCATGGATGTGATTCGAAAGTGGGCAGAAAAAATTCAAGGTTTTCTGGACCTGCCAAAGGAGGATCAGAACCTGCTCCTGGAGTCTGCTTTCCTGGAGCTCTTCATCCTCCGACTGGCCTACAG ATCCAAGCCTGAGGAGGGTAAGCTGATTTTCTGCAACGGGGTCGTCCTTCATCGGATGCAATGTGTCCGAGGCTTTGGCGAATGGATAGATTCCATCCTCGAGTTCTCTCAGAGCTTGCAGCGCATGAATATCGATGTTCCTTCCTTTTCTTGCCTGGCGGCCCTCGTTATTATAACTG agcGACATGGGTTGAGAGAGTCCAAGAAGGTTGAGGACCTTCAAAATCGGATCATTAACTGCCTTAAAGATCACGTAAGCTGCAGTATAAGTGAGCCAAGTCGGCCTAACTGCCTGTCCAAGCTGCTGGGGAAGCTTCCGGAGCTGCGCTCACTCTGCACCCAGGGCCTCCAGCGCATCTTCTACCTGAAACTGGAGGACCTGGTCCCTCCACCTCCCATTGTGGACAAAATATTCATGGACACATTGCCTTTCTAA